One genomic region from Acidobacteriota bacterium encodes:
- a CDS encoding PP2C family protein-serine/threonine phosphatase codes for MRTETVSLKSHSHTSSARPVAHELFNHAPPNAAPYSKLLAVLLVLAGIGIIAYVDAVVRAFSLGFLYIFPLAFGAIVMGRRATLLLVLLCVFLVDELGPYEHLGWESIWRNLISLAGYLAVVLIVSKLVQQRRSLAETVRQQRDEMVKEIAQAALIQRRMLPQCAPLRPGIDLAARMESAKVVAGDYYDFIELEDGKLGLVVADVAGKGVPAGLLVPTLKTTLRLEAPRLAQCQEVVASLNQLIYDVTDGARYVTIFYARLNPPDRTLQYTNGGHLPGLWYRAATREIAWLDKGGISPGLFQGVKYESAQVQLASNDILVLYSDGITEAENRQGDDFGRERLARLIVAHHTRTAEALLETVFTTLTEFTEHQEPNDDQTLLILKIT; via the coding sequence ATGAGGACGGAAACCGTATCGCTAAAAAGCCATTCCCACACAAGCTCGGCGCGGCCTGTCGCGCATGAGTTGTTCAACCATGCGCCGCCAAACGCCGCGCCCTACTCCAAATTGCTAGCCGTGCTGCTCGTGCTCGCGGGCATTGGAATCATCGCCTATGTTGATGCGGTCGTCAGAGCCTTTTCGCTAGGCTTTCTTTACATTTTCCCGCTCGCCTTCGGAGCTATTGTGATGGGCAGGCGCGCCACGCTTTTGCTGGTGCTGCTCTGCGTTTTTCTGGTGGATGAGCTAGGCCCCTATGAGCATTTAGGGTGGGAAAGTATCTGGCGCAATCTGATCAGCCTGGCTGGTTATCTGGCAGTCGTGCTGATCGTCAGTAAACTGGTGCAGCAGCGCCGGAGCCTAGCCGAAACGGTGCGGCAACAGCGTGATGAGATGGTCAAAGAGATCGCACAGGCGGCGCTGATTCAACGGCGCATGTTGCCGCAATGCGCGCCGCTCCGCCCTGGAATTGACCTGGCGGCGCGGATGGAATCGGCTAAGGTGGTGGCCGGCGATTACTACGACTTTATCGAACTGGAAGACGGCAAGCTGGGTTTGGTGGTGGCCGATGTCGCGGGCAAAGGCGTGCCCGCCGGGTTGCTGGTGCCAACGCTGAAAACCACCTTGCGCCTGGAAGCCCCGCGTCTGGCGCAATGCCAGGAAGTGGTCGCCAGTCTGAACCAGTTGATTTATGACGTGACGGATGGGGCGCGTTATGTGACGATTTTTTACGCGCGGCTCAATCCGCCAGACCGCACCCTGCAATACACCAACGGCGGCCATTTGCCAGGTCTCTGGTACCGCGCCGCCACGCGCGAAATCGCCTGGCTGGACAAAGGCGGTATCTCGCCGGGTTTATTTCAAGGGGTGAAATACGAAAGCGCGCAAGTGCAGTTAGCGTCCAACGACATCCTGGTGCTCTATTCAGACGGCATTACCGAAGCCGAAAACCGGCAGGGCGACGATTTCGGAAGGGAGCGCCTCGCCCGGCTCATCGTGGCCCACCACACCCGCACTGCCGAAGCCTTGCTCGAAACCGTCTTTACGACCTTGACCGAATTCACCGAGCACCAAGAACCCAACGACGATCAGACCTTATTGATTCTCAAAATCACGTAA
- a CDS encoding PSD1 domain-containing protein → MTRLKLCLSLALLAFSVSLAWHKPVPVFAAQDVQFNRDIRPLLSDRCFFCHGPDEKNRKAGLRLDTFEGATKDRGGYRAIAPGKPDESELLRRVTSHTPGEMMPPAAANKAAITPAEAALLRRWIEQGAKYQGHWAFQPLATTEPPAVKNTNWARNGIDRFILARLEREGIQPSPQADARTLIRRVSLDLTGLLPTPTEVAAFVKAFEKATPRQQDTVYAALVERLLASPHYGERWGRHWLDQARYADSNGYTIDGERAMWPYRDWVIQALNADKPFNQFTIEQLAGDLLPNPTKAQLVATGFHRNTVINEEGGVDPEQARVEQVLDRANTTGAVWLGLTVGCAQCHTHKFDPIPHKEYYQLVAFFNSTMDYNNQGPVVPVQRGELFGKPEADAEPTDTPLAQRGPRAMSRGELQQDEWERTEIARLERNPAVTAPNKVVEWLPFEVVKLDTEAHGQLQRLADGSFLTTSNASQNDAYRILVRIRSPRVAAVRLSVLPHAALPQNGPGLGADGSFALSEFYIESEGGSHRFSEAFADDEQSAAPARAATDGDRRTGWSIKADTKPHAATFVFGQNKAFASRQLLFILRHDASEGRGLGHFKIEIATETPHDARGASLLAALKTATKARTPEQQAQINAAFASARAVREKQAGNAVLAMVMHDTNVPRESYILTRGDFTRPDKAAGVLQPNVLSAIAPALPETAKTRTRLDLAKWLVDAANPLTPRVTMNRVWLHYFGRGIVETEEDFGTQGSLPTHPELLDWLSGEFIRQGWSLKAMHRLIVNSATYRQASDARKDLSEADPRNLLLARQERFRVEAEIVRDAALSASGLLNPRIGGPSVRPPQPDGVYAFTQNKKNWVAATGAERFRRALYTQFYRSAPYPLFTTFDSPDFQTVCTRRQRSNTPLQSLTLANDPAFLEIAQGLAARLVRDVPGEFTATLDARLRHAFALCFSRPPSATELAALRSYVERQAQGFTSQPATAAALVGKELTKAGLTEAQAAALTAAARVLFNTDNFITRE, encoded by the coding sequence ATGACACGCTTGAAACTCTGTCTGAGCTTGGCGCTCCTGGCTTTTTCGGTTTCGCTGGCCTGGCATAAGCCAGTGCCGGTGTTTGCCGCACAGGATGTGCAGTTCAACCGCGACATCCGCCCGTTGCTGTCCGACCGTTGTTTCTTTTGTCACGGGCCGGACGAAAAAAACCGCAAGGCGGGCTTGCGCCTCGACACCTTTGAAGGCGCAACCAAAGATCGCGGCGGTTATCGCGCGATTGCGCCGGGCAAGCCGGACGAAAGCGAATTGCTGCGGCGCGTCACCTCACACACACCGGGCGAAATGATGCCGCCCGCCGCCGCCAACAAAGCGGCCATCACGCCCGCCGAGGCCGCCTTGTTGCGACGCTGGATCGAACAGGGCGCCAAGTATCAAGGCCATTGGGCCTTTCAACCGCTCGCGACAACGGAACCGCCCGCCGTCAAAAATACCAACTGGGCGCGCAACGGAATTGACCGCTTCATTCTGGCGCGGCTTGAACGCGAAGGTATTCAGCCTTCGCCGCAAGCCGACGCGCGCACCTTGATACGCCGCGTCTCGCTTGATTTGACGGGCCTGCTGCCAACGCCAACTGAAGTCGCAGCGTTCGTCAAAGCATTTGAGAAAGCGACGCCGCGTCAGCAAGACACGGTGTATGCCGCGCTCGTCGAACGGCTGCTCGCTTCGCCGCATTATGGCGAACGCTGGGGGCGGCATTGGCTCGATCAGGCGCGCTATGCCGATTCCAACGGCTACACGATTGATGGCGAACGCGCCATGTGGCCGTACCGCGACTGGGTGATTCAGGCGCTCAACGCAGACAAGCCGTTCAACCAATTTACCATCGAACAACTCGCGGGCGACCTCTTGCCCAATCCGACAAAAGCGCAACTCGTCGCCACCGGCTTTCACCGCAACACCGTCATCAACGAAGAAGGCGGCGTAGACCCCGAACAGGCGCGCGTCGAACAGGTGCTGGATCGCGCCAACACGACGGGCGCGGTCTGGCTCGGCCTCACTGTAGGCTGCGCGCAATGCCACACACACAAATTCGATCCCATCCCGCACAAAGAGTATTACCAGCTTGTCGCCTTCTTTAACTCGACGATGGATTACAACAACCAAGGCCCGGTGGTGCCTGTCCAACGCGGCGAACTGTTTGGCAAACCTGAAGCAGATGCCGAACCAACCGATACGCCGCTGGCCCAGCGCGGGCCACGTGCGATGTCGCGCGGCGAATTGCAGCAGGATGAATGGGAACGCACAGAGATCGCCCGGCTCGAACGCAATCCGGCGGTGACGGCACCGAACAAAGTCGTTGAGTGGCTGCCGTTCGAGGTTGTCAAACTCGACACCGAAGCCCACGGCCAGTTGCAACGTTTGGCAGACGGCTCGTTTTTGACGACCTCGAACGCCTCGCAAAATGACGCCTATCGCATCCTGGTCAGGATTCGTTCCCCGCGCGTCGCCGCCGTGCGCTTGAGCGTCTTGCCGCATGCAGCCTTGCCGCAAAATGGCCCCGGCTTGGGCGCGGATGGTTCATTCGCCTTGAGCGAGTTTTATATCGAATCGGAAGGCGGCAGCCATCGTTTCAGCGAGGCCTTTGCCGATGATGAGCAAAGCGCCGCTCCGGCCCGCGCGGCAACCGACGGTGATCGGCGTACAGGTTGGTCAATCAAGGCGGACACCAAACCGCACGCAGCCACCTTTGTGTTTGGACAGAACAAAGCGTTCGCCAGCCGCCAGTTGCTCTTCATCTTACGGCACGACGCCAGCGAAGGGCGCGGCCTCGGTCATTTCAAAATCGAAATCGCGACCGAAACGCCGCACGATGCCCGTGGCGCGTCATTGCTGGCAGCGCTCAAAACCGCCACGAAGGCGCGCACGCCCGAACAACAAGCCCAAATCAACGCCGCCTTTGCCTCGGCGCGCGCGGTCAGAGAAAAGCAGGCGGGCAATGCCGTCCTGGCGATGGTCATGCACGACACCAACGTGCCGCGCGAATCGTACATTTTGACGCGCGGCGATTTCACGCGCCCCGACAAAGCCGCGGGCGTATTGCAACCCAACGTCCTCAGCGCCATCGCGCCCGCGTTGCCCGAAACCGCCAAAACACGCACGCGCCTCGATCTCGCCAAGTGGCTGGTTGATGCGGCCAACCCGCTCACGCCGCGCGTCACCATGAATCGCGTCTGGCTGCATTATTTCGGGCGCGGCATCGTCGAGACCGAAGAGGATTTCGGAACGCAAGGCTCACTGCCCACGCATCCCGAATTGCTTGACTGGTTGTCGGGCGAATTCATCCGCCAAGGCTGGAGCCTAAAAGCCATGCACCGCCTCATCGTCAACAGCGCCACCTATCGGCAAGCCTCCGACGCACGCAAAGACCTGAGCGAAGCTGACCCGCGCAATCTGTTGCTGGCCCGGCAGGAACGCTTCCGTGTCGAAGCCGAAATCGTGCGCGATGCCGCCCTGAGCGCCAGCGGCCTGCTCAACCCACGCATCGGCGGCCCCAGTGTGCGTCCACCGCAACCCGACGGCGTCTACGCCTTCACGCAAAACAAAAAGAACTGGGTGGCGGCCACAGGAGCCGAACGCTTTCGCCGCGCGCTCTATACCCAGTTTTATCGTAGCGCGCCATACCCGCTGTTCACGACGTTCGACTCGCCCGATTTCCAGACCGTCTGCACGCGGCGGCAACGTTCCAATACGCCGTTGCAATCCTTGACGCTGGCGAACGACCCGGCCTTCCTCGAAATCGCGCAAGGTCTGGCCGCACGGCTTGTGCGCGATGTGCCGGGCGAATTCACCGCGACGCTGGATGCGCGCTTGCGGCACGCATTCGCGTTGTGTTTTAGCCGCCCGCCAAGCGCCACGGAACTCGCCGCCTTGCGTAGTTACGTCGAGCGGCAAGCGCAAGGCTTCACCAGCCAACCCGCAACGGCCGCGGCGCTGGTGGGCAAAGAGTTGACGAAAGCCGGCTTGACCGAAGCGCAAGCTGCGGCGCTGACGGCGGCGGCGCGGGTGTTGTTCAATACGGACAACTTCATCACGCGGGAGTAA
- a CDS encoding glucan 1,4-alpha-glucosidase, protein MATQNLIAPGAPGIAPRWASSAKSGVGTAIREESRVWFTVSHGIVNEVYYPRLDQANTRDLGFIVTAGATFFSEEKRHASSQIEPLAQGVPGYCLTNTCLEGRYRLNKTIITDPQRDALLQRVRFEPLNGTLADYHLYVLLAPHIGNCGYGNDGWAGEYKGLPMLFAQRGGLFLALACSIPFAAMSCGYAGVSDGWQELNTHRRLSNTYSQAANGNIALTGEINLTASHGGFTLALAFGVSANEAGQLARAALLRDFDQAENEYVRGWQDYQARCLALGQVNASGFDPYRVSTAVLKTHEATIFPGALIASLSIPWGMTKGDEDLGGYHLVWPRDLVESAGALLAAGDVGGARQTLFYLMCTQEADGHWPQNMWLDGTPYWYGVQMDETAFPILLADLLRRADALDGLDPWLLVRRAAAYLVANGPATPQDRWEEDGGFSPFTLAVEIAALLAAADFFEQAAEKDAAEYLRQTADIWNDHLEQWTYVTDTELAQQLGVAGYYVRIAPLETEFAPSPATGFVPIKNRPPENSNAPAGHIVSPDALALARFGLRAPDDARLVNTVKVIDALLKTETATGPVWHRYNEDGYGEHADGSPFDGTGSGRGWPLLAGERAHYELMAGKRAAAVRLLHVMEAQASPGGLLPEQVWDAPDIPALELFNGCPAGSAMPLVWAHAEYIKLLRSLRDERVFDLPPQTVERYQRQGITSTRTSWRFNHKCRAIPVGKVLRLETLSPCRIHWSVDAWRSVTEVETADTHLNVHFADLSTALLPPQTTIVFTFFWLEAQRWEGVNYEVTINP, encoded by the coding sequence ATGGCAACACAGAATCTTATTGCGCCTGGCGCGCCCGGTATTGCGCCGCGCTGGGCTTCGAGCGCCAAAAGCGGTGTCGGGACAGCCATTCGCGAGGAAAGCCGCGTCTGGTTCACCGTTTCTCACGGCATCGTGAATGAGGTTTATTACCCGCGTCTGGATCAGGCCAATACGCGCGATCTCGGGTTCATCGTGACCGCTGGCGCGACATTTTTCTCTGAGGAAAAGCGTCATGCCAGCAGTCAGATCGAGCCGCTGGCGCAGGGCGTGCCGGGCTATTGCCTGACAAATACCTGCCTCGAAGGGCGCTATCGTCTGAACAAAACCATCATCACCGATCCGCAACGCGACGCGCTGTTGCAGCGCGTCAGGTTCGAGCCGCTCAACGGGACGCTCGCCGACTATCATCTGTACGTGCTGCTCGCGCCGCACATCGGCAATTGCGGGTATGGGAATGACGGGTGGGCCGGCGAATACAAAGGTCTTCCGATGTTGTTCGCGCAGCGCGGCGGACTCTTTCTGGCGCTGGCCTGTTCGATTCCATTTGCCGCCATGAGCTGTGGTTATGCGGGTGTGAGCGACGGCTGGCAGGAACTCAATACGCACCGGCGACTCAGCAATACTTATTCGCAGGCTGCCAACGGCAACATTGCCCTGACAGGCGAGATCAACCTGACGGCGAGCCACGGCGGCTTTACGCTGGCGCTCGCGTTCGGCGTCAGCGCGAACGAAGCCGGACAGTTAGCACGGGCCGCCTTGCTGCGCGATTTCGATCAGGCCGAGAACGAATATGTGCGCGGTTGGCAGGATTACCAGGCGCGCTGTCTCGCGCTGGGCCAAGTCAACGCCAGCGGCTTCGACCCTTACCGCGTCAGCACGGCGGTGCTCAAGACGCACGAAGCCACGATCTTTCCGGGCGCGTTGATCGCCAGCCTCTCGATTCCCTGGGGCATGACGAAGGGCGATGAAGACCTCGGCGGCTATCATCTGGTCTGGCCGCGCGATCTGGTCGAAAGCGCGGGCGCGCTGCTGGCGGCGGGAGATGTCGGCGGCGCGCGGCAGACGCTCTTTTATCTGATGTGCACGCAGGAAGCGGACGGACATTGGCCGCAGAATATGTGGCTGGATGGGACGCCTTACTGGTACGGTGTCCAGATGGATGAAACCGCGTTCCCGATTCTGCTGGCCGATCTGCTGCGGCGCGCTGATGCGCTTGACGGGCTTGATCCCTGGCTGCTGGTGCGCCGCGCAGCAGCCTATTTGGTTGCCAACGGCCCAGCCACCCCGCAGGATCGCTGGGAAGAAGACGGCGGCTTTTCGCCCTTTACCTTGGCCGTTGAGATTGCGGCTTTGCTGGCGGCGGCGGACTTCTTCGAGCAGGCCGCCGAAAAGGACGCCGCCGAATATCTGCGGCAGACGGCGGACATCTGGAACGATCACCTGGAACAATGGACGTATGTGACTGACACCGAGTTGGCGCAACAACTCGGTGTCGCGGGTTATTACGTGCGCATCGCACCGCTCGAAACGGAATTCGCTCCGTCTCCGGCCACGGGTTTTGTGCCGATCAAAAACCGCCCGCCGGAAAACAGCAATGCGCCCGCCGGCCATATCGTCAGCCCCGATGCACTGGCGCTGGCGCGCTTCGGCTTGCGCGCGCCCGACGATGCGCGCCTGGTCAATACCGTCAAAGTCATTGACGCGCTGCTCAAAACTGAAACGGCGACCGGCCCGGTCTGGCACCGTTACAACGAAGACGGTTACGGCGAACACGCCGACGGCAGCCCTTTTGACGGCACCGGCAGCGGGCGCGGCTGGCCGTTGCTGGCGGGGGAACGGGCGCACTATGAACTCATGGCCGGCAAGCGCGCCGCTGCCGTGCGGTTGCTGCACGTGATGGAAGCACAAGCCAGCCCTGGCGGACTGCTGCCTGAGCAGGTTTGGGATGCGCCCGACATCCCGGCGCTGGAGTTGTTCAATGGCTGTCCAGCAGGTTCGGCGATGCCGTTGGTCTGGGCGCACGCGGAATACATCAAGCTGCTGCGCTCATTGCGAGATGAGCGCGTCTTCGATTTGCCGCCACAAACGGTCGAGCGTTATCAGCGGCAAGGTATCACTTCAACGCGCACAAGCTGGCGCTTCAACCACAAATGCCGCGCCATTCCTGTCGGGAAAGTGCTGCGCCTTGAAACCCTGTCCCCATGCCGTATTCACTGGAGCGTTGACGCTTGGCGAAGTGTGACCGAAGTGGAAACCGCGGATACACACCTCAATGTGCATTTCGCTGATTTGAGCACGGCGCTACTGCCGCCTCAGACCACAATCGTGTTCACCTTTTTCTGGCTGGAGGCGCAACGCTGGGAAGGCGTCAATTATGAAGTGACCATCAACCCATGA
- a CDS encoding DUF2252 domain-containing protein yields MKANHTIERIRRFNAGRDQQLLKLKYQAMRADVFTFFRGACHLFYEDWPQQSSLNDAPPVWSCGDLHLENFGSYKGDNRLIYFDINDFDEAALAPCTWDVTRMLTSVLLAATTLKLSAHDGLALCASYLDAYARALTKGQARWVEKETATGLVKQLLLALVTRRRQDFLAERTEIKQQQRRFVMDGKRALPVSTPARQRIKTLLKAWAATQPEPGFFKLLDVAQRIAGTGSLGVERYVLLVEGKGSPAGNYLLDFKAEPGSCLAPFLPLAQPKWPNEAARVVAVQEHFQATPPALLSALRFEDKSFVLRELQPLQDRVRLNARNARLKPLTELLATMGALTAWDQLRASGRLGAAPADDLMAFAKQRQWRNAVLKHARAYARQTAEDYRCFAQATDDQLSR; encoded by the coding sequence ATGAAAGCGAATCACACCATCGAGCGAATCCGGCGTTTCAATGCGGGACGCGACCAACAACTGTTGAAACTGAAATACCAAGCCATGCGCGCGGATGTTTTCACCTTCTTTCGCGGCGCCTGCCATCTGTTTTACGAAGACTGGCCTCAGCAATCTTCGCTCAACGATGCGCCGCCCGTGTGGAGTTGCGGTGATCTGCATCTGGAAAATTTCGGCAGCTACAAGGGCGACAATCGGTTGATTTATTTCGACATCAACGATTTCGACGAAGCGGCCCTCGCGCCTTGCACCTGGGACGTGACGCGCATGCTGACCAGCGTGCTGCTGGCGGCGACCACGCTGAAGCTCAGTGCGCACGACGGCCTGGCGCTGTGCGCAAGCTACCTCGACGCTTACGCGCGCGCGTTGACCAAAGGACAAGCGCGCTGGGTGGAAAAGGAAACTGCCACGGGTTTGGTCAAACAATTACTGCTGGCGTTGGTCACCCGCCGCCGTCAGGATTTTCTGGCTGAACGCACGGAAATCAAGCAGCAACAACGCCGCTTCGTGATGGATGGCAAACGTGCGCTGCCAGTTTCCACGCCGGCACGGCAACGGATTAAAACGTTGTTGAAAGCGTGGGCCGCGACGCAGCCCGAACCGGGCTTTTTCAAACTGCTTGATGTGGCGCAACGCATCGCGGGAACGGGCAGCCTGGGCGTGGAACGTTACGTACTGCTGGTCGAAGGCAAAGGCTCGCCAGCCGGAAACTATCTGCTGGATTTCAAAGCAGAGCCGGGGTCTTGCCTCGCCCCGTTTCTGCCGCTGGCGCAACCCAAATGGCCAAACGAAGCCGCGCGCGTGGTCGCCGTGCAGGAACATTTTCAAGCTACGCCGCCCGCCCTGCTCAGCGCGTTGCGCTTTGAAGACAAGTCGTTCGTGCTGCGCGAACTGCAACCGCTACAGGATCGCGTGCGCCTCAATGCCCGCAACGCGCGCCTCAAGCCACTGACCGAACTACTGGCAACGATGGGCGCATTGACGGCCTGGGATCAATTGCGCGCCAGCGGCAGGCTGGGCGCGGCGCCAGCCGATGACCTGATGGCTTTTGCCAAACAGCGGCAGTGGCGCAACGCCGTGCTGAAACACGCGCGCGCTTACGCACGCCAAACAGCCGAAGATTACCGCTGCTTTGCGCAAGCTACGGATGACCAGCTTAGCCGGTAA
- a CDS encoding BON domain-containing protein, with protein sequence MTKMKAMIGSATLAGLLAVAAAAQTPMPPTKTVAPVKTEKKAKATVVKSDAEIQADIQKRLAAAPKLKAENISATVAGGVATFTGTVKNSGSKGGVSSLARAAGAKSVVNNITIEKPLKPAKAAAPAKQ encoded by the coding sequence ATGACGAAGATGAAAGCAATGATCGGGAGCGCGACTTTGGCGGGGTTGTTGGCGGTCGCCGCCGCCGCCCAAACGCCCATGCCACCGACGAAAACGGTTGCACCTGTTAAAACAGAAAAAAAGGCAAAAGCCACCGTGGTCAAAAGCGACGCCGAAATTCAGGCTGACATTCAAAAGCGGCTGGCGGCTGCGCCGAAGTTGAAAGCGGAAAACATCAGCGCCACGGTGGCGGGCGGCGTTGCCACCTTCACCGGTACGGTCAAGAACTCAGGCAGTAAGGGCGGTGTCAGCAGCCTCGCCAGAGCCGCTGGCGCGAAATCCGTCGTCAACAACATCACCATCGAAAAACCGCTGAAACCGGCCAAGGCGGCGGCTCCGGCGAAACAATAA
- a CDS encoding DUF421 domain-containing protein — protein sequence MPLTIFARSATDMFHLTLPIAEKMLRPIIVYVFLVVVLRVFGKRELAQLNPFDLVVLLSLSNTVQNAIIGDDTSVTGGLIGAFTLLAVNYLVVRFLFRHRRLDQIVEGSPAVLVENGCVQPRVLAKELLTESELLTVAHRQGFKNLNEIERCVLDPCGTFFIEAKTPPLAERQHAALLAELAEIKQQLAQLRLG from the coding sequence ATGCCACTCACGATCTTCGCACGATCCGCCACCGACATGTTCCACCTCACGCTGCCCATCGCGGAGAAAATGCTCCGCCCGATCATCGTTTACGTCTTTCTGGTGGTGGTGTTGCGCGTGTTCGGCAAACGCGAACTCGCGCAACTCAATCCCTTTGATCTGGTCGTGCTGTTGTCGCTCTCAAACACCGTGCAGAACGCGATTATCGGCGATGACACTTCCGTGACTGGCGGCCTGATTGGCGCGTTCACGCTGCTGGCGGTGAACTATCTGGTGGTGCGCTTTCTCTTTCGCCACCGCCGCCTCGACCAAATTGTTGAAGGCTCCCCCGCCGTGCTCGTTGAAAACGGTTGCGTCCAGCCGCGAGTGTTGGCGAAAGAACTCTTGACCGAGTCTGAGTTGCTGACGGTCGCGCATCGTCAGGGCTTCAAAAATCTGAACGAGATCGAACGCTGCGTGCTGGATCCCTGCGGCACGTTTTTTATCGAAGCCAAAACGCCGCCGCTGGCTGAACGCCAACACGCCGCACTGCTCGCGGAGTTGGCGGAGATCAAACAACAACTCGCGCAACTTCGGCTTGGTTGA
- a CDS encoding ATP-binding cassette domain-containing protein codes for MHTDTAEPVSPAIDEAEKLRPWQTLWQLARLYQGKFLVVVLFSLLATGSDLLAPLIYRTAINDVAGLFVASGESPDDTQLTDDETLPPLTPVSPTPATSPSATPSPTATPAAVAGPSPTATPRGNKRGVRGNRRRRRAETPVKAGQPEPAPEPHRRDYVAPRTPTQTFSTLMWSVLLLLAINVFGRIFSVLADNRTVWLGVRIEADLIQSTFGHVLRLPLSFFGQRASGALAKQIDQSDQVAPVISAFAQEIAPEVIRMLGVFVIMATQSWRLTLLALALLPPYLWLARHSAKRLATGLEGYYEKWEDLSGRIQDGVTAIKTVKLSGAEPREMALFHAQASVANADYLQRSYLANRFHLAESVLGYFSQTVVFLYGGWLVYQHELTPGDVVMFVAYLDMLYAPIDSLTGLGVQLQQRIASLRRALRLLVTGDEETGAAQLEVSAGRVEFRDVCFGYNKEREVLRGLSFTLEPGQVTALVGTSGAGKTTVTDLLLKLYEPQAGAILIDGQPLAGLDPAAVRRAVGVVAVDGAVFRGTLADNIRYKRPEASDAEVAAAAQAAGLERTLERLPDGLQTKVGERGVGLSVGERQRLQIARVLVSQPHILILDEATANLDFATETEIKQALKQLTPRPTIMVIAHRFSMVEDADQVILLNCGRVVAQGSPAELIAAGGWFAEFAQYSGASLDETLAAEAEESADEESGENEPPA; via the coding sequence ATGCACACAGACACTGCCGAACCTGTTTCGCCAGCCATTGACGAGGCCGAAAAGCTGCGCCCCTGGCAGACGTTGTGGCAGTTGGCGCGGCTTTATCAGGGGAAGTTCCTCGTCGTGGTTTTATTCTCGCTGTTGGCAACCGGGAGCGATTTGCTGGCGCCGCTGATTTACCGCACCGCCATCAATGACGTCGCCGGTCTGTTTGTAGCCAGCGGCGAAAGTCCGGACGACACGCAACTTACGGATGACGAAACGCTGCCGCCCCTCACGCCGGTTTCACCGACGCCCGCAACTAGCCCCAGCGCCACGCCGTCCCCCACCGCTACACCAGCCGCCGTTGCTGGGCCTTCTCCCACGGCTACGCCGCGTGGCAATAAGCGCGGGGTACGCGGCAACCGCCGCCGCCGCCGCGCTGAAACCCCGGTCAAAGCTGGACAACCGGAGCCTGCGCCGGAACCGCACCGCCGCGATTACGTCGCGCCGCGCACCCCGACGCAAACGTTCTCCACCCTGATGTGGTCAGTCTTGCTGTTGTTGGCGATCAACGTCTTTGGCCGCATCTTTTCAGTGCTGGCCGACAATCGCACGGTCTGGCTGGGCGTGCGCATCGAAGCGGATTTGATTCAGTCCACCTTCGGCCACGTGTTGCGGCTGCCGCTGAGTTTCTTTGGCCAACGCGCCAGCGGGGCGCTCGCCAAACAGATTGATCAATCCGATCAGGTCGCGCCGGTCATCTCCGCGTTTGCGCAAGAGATCGCGCCGGAAGTGATTCGCATGCTCGGCGTCTTTGTCATCATGGCGACGCAAAGCTGGCGCTTGACCTTGCTGGCGCTGGCGTTGCTGCCGCCGTATTTATGGCTCGCGCGGCATTCGGCCAAACGGCTGGCCACCGGGCTGGAAGGCTATTACGAAAAGTGGGAAGACCTGTCGGGCCGCATTCAGGACGGCGTCACAGCCATCAAGACGGTCAAGCTGTCGGGCGCGGAGCCGCGCGAGATGGCGCTCTTTCATGCCCAAGCCAGTGTGGCGAATGCCGATTACCTGCAACGTTCATATCTGGCCAATCGCTTTCACCTGGCCGAATCGGTGCTCGGTTATTTCAGCCAGACGGTCGTGTTCCTGTATGGCGGCTGGCTGGTGTATCAACACGAACTGACGCCGGGCGATGTGGTGATGTTCGTCGCCTATCTGGACATGCTCTATGCGCCGATTGATTCACTCACCGGGTTGGGCGTGCAGTTACAACAGCGCATCGCCTCGCTCAGACGCGCCTTGCGGTTGCTGGTGACGGGCGATGAAGAAACGGGCGCGGCGCAGCTTGAGGTCAGCGCGGGCCGCGTCGAATTTCGGGACGTGTGTTTCGGCTACAACAAGGAACGCGAGGTGTTGCGTGGGTTGAGCTTCACACTGGAGCCGGGCCAGGTGACGGCGCTGGTCGGGACATCGGGCGCGGGCAAGACGACGGTGACGGACTTGCTGCTCAAGCTTTATGAACCGCAAGCCGGGGCCATTCTGATTGATGGCCAGCCGCTCGCCGGCCTCGATCCGGCTGCGGTGCGGCGCGCCGTGGGCGTGGTGGCGGTGGATGGCGCGGTCTTTCGCGGCACGCTGGCCGACAACATCCGCTACAAACGACCTGAGGCCAGTGATGCAGAAGTCGCAGCGGCAGCGCAGGCCGCCGGGTTGGAGCGCACCTTGGAACGCCTGCCCGACGGCTTGCAAACCAAAGTCGGCGAGCGCGGCGTCGGCCTTTCAGTCGGCGAACGGCAGCGGTTGCAAATCGCGCGCGTGCTGGTATCGCAACCGCACATCCTGATTCTCGATGAAGCCACGGCCAATCTCGATTTCGCCACCGAAACGGAAATCAAGCAGGCGCTGAAACAACTCACCCCGCGCCCGACGATCATGGTGATCGCCCACCGGTTCTCGATGGTCGAAGACGCCGATCAAGTGATCCTGCTCAACTGCGGGCGCGTCGTGGCGCAAGGCTCACCGGCGGAATTGATCGCGGCGGGCGGTTGGTTTGCCGAGTTCGCGCAATACAGCGGTGCCAGCCTTGACGAAACTCTCGCAGCGGAGGCTGAAGAATCTGCGGACGAAGAGTCCGGCGAAAACGAGCCGCCCGCGTAA